A region from the Brassica napus cultivar Da-Ae chromosome C8, Da-Ae, whole genome shotgun sequence genome encodes:
- the BNAC03G56720D gene encoding uncharacterized protein BNAC03G56720D — translation MAALSSTSCLHSLAGHERYFLSCKTSQFSKPSFIKPSLKKPRFSVPFCIKQSDLDQKQIKQESSREEDKEEEDDYWVVTAVRSKYNEIVIVDTVDARYLLLDSTKNAHSVINKGGENWTDSYWDEFASLPPIVPDGPIAIYGLGGGTAARLILELYPSVQLEGWEIDDILIEKAREYMELSELEKPTPKGGSLRVLVDDALSPSEDVSGKYAGIIVDLFADGKVLDQLQQVQMWHDLASRLMPNGRIMVNCAGIEEEKVVTNEKPKLVLGDSVWMLNPTIKVMSEAFPGQVYWKRTPDSEGLNFVALTGGEPDLSDWSSKVPVRLSEPVKQWKLCEDL, via the exons ATGGCAGCTTTGAGTTCCACTTCATGTCTACACTCACTTGCTGGCCACGAAAGATACTTCCTCTCATGTAAAACATCCCAATTTTCAAAACCCTCGTTCATAAAACCTTCTCTGAAGAAACCCAGATTCTCAGTTCCGTTTTGCATCAAGCAAAGTGATCTTGACCAGAAGCAAATTAAACAAGAATCTagcagagaagaagacaaagaagaagaagatgattatTGGGTTGTTACAGCCGTAAGAAGCAAATACAATGAGATTGTTATAGTTGATACTGTTGATGCCCGATATCTACTCCTTGATTCAACTA agAATGCACATAGTGTTATCAACAAGGGAGGTGAGAATTGGACTGATTCTTATTGG GATGAGTTTGCAAGTTTGCCACCTATTGTCCCTGATGGTCCCATTGCAATCTATGGATTG GGTGGTGGAACAGCTGCAAGACTGATTCTTGAGTTGTATCCTTCTGTTCAGCTTGAGGGTTGGGAAATTGATGACATT TTGATTGAGAAAGCAAGAGAGTATATGGAGCTATCTGAGTTAGAGAAGCCAACACCAAAAGGCGGTAGTCTTCGTGTTCTTGTAGATGATGCTCTTTCTCCTTCTGAAGATGTTTCAGGAAAATATGCTG GGATCATTGTTGATTTGTTTGCTGATGGAAAGGTCTTAGATCAGCTGCAACAG GTTCAAATGTGGCATGATCTAGCTAGCAGGCTGATGCCTAACGGTCGCATAATGGTGAACTGTGCCGGAATCGAAGAAGAGAAAGTTGTAACAAATGAGAAACCTAAGTTGGTGTTAGGTGATTCGGTTTGGATGTTGAATCCTACCATCAAGGTCATGTCAGAAGCATTCCCTGGACAG GTTTACTGGAAGAGGACGCCAGATTCAGAAGGCCTTAACTTTGTTGCATTGACCGGAGGAGAACCTGATCTTAGTGACTGGTCTAGCAAAGTTCCAGTCCGTTTGAGTGAACCAGTGAAGCAATGGAAACTATGCGAGGATCTTTGA
- the LOC106360189 gene encoding small polypeptide DEVIL 4-like: protein MGSSQSMGGSKRRVSGRGLGAVLKEQRAKLYIIRRCVVMLLCWSD from the coding sequence ATGGGATCCAGTCAAAGCATGGGAGGTTCAAAGAGAAGGGTGTCGGGTAGGGGACTTGGAGCTGTTCTTAAAGAACAGAGAGCTAAGCTTTACATCATTCGAAGATGTGTCGTCATGCTTCTTTGTTGGAGCGATTGA